One window of the Betta splendens chromosome 21, fBetSpl5.4, whole genome shotgun sequence genome contains the following:
- the LOC129603483 gene encoding piggyBac transposable element-derived protein 4-like — MAAARFTAAQVLEQIFLSQSNDDSEPEEESEEDVSSEEEKEKGEAEEADTAGPETDEGQKDSEGCDLRLDTSDEEVDDEEYNDDDDDDDDVDDEDDDEIIENVQRLEQIELEDEDEEEEKEEEKDKTFISKDGKIKWSSAAFRNGEEARNVPLSPLSAQGPTEYAAAQAVDFESTFRMFVTPAVERIVLENTNLEGSRKLGSAWKGMDEVDLRAYLGLLILSGVYRSRGEAVASLWDAVSGRAIFRATMSLKVFHAYSKLLRFDDRQTRPARRATDKLAAVREVWDAWVERLPSLYDPGPNVTVDEQLVPFRGRCSFRQYMPSKPAKYGLKFWVACDAKSSYAWKMQLYTGKPGGGGGGGEKRASEKKQGQRVVLDVTEGLAGPRNVTCDNFFTSYELGQRLLRRELTMLGTVRKNKPELPPALLSVKGRSAFSSAFAFTPSTVLVSYVPKKNKNVILMSTLHSAATAADDVLLVDAGRRDKKPFAVLDYNATKGGVDNLDKVIGTYSCRRKTARWPVAVFHNVLDVSCYNAFVVWREAHPDWMPGNRSKRRVFLEQLGKALVTPLIRRRRHPPRGEASASLVRTLQKGVRGAGPPPAPCPALPDSGQQQQQEQEQQEQQQQQQQQQQQQQQQQQQQQQQQQRQALTADLVWGEDGDDEGDGGEHDGLGSTASDRAQKGKRKRCQICPRARDRKTNNVCHRCERYICHRHLLFCCSDCAPRS; from the exons atggccgctgctcgtttcaccgccgcacaggttctagagcagatttttttaagccaatctaatgacgactctgaaccagaagaggaatctgaggaagacgtgtcaagtgaagaagagaaagaaaaaggagaagcagaagaagcagatacagcaggaccagaaacagatgaaggacaaaaagacagcgagggatgtgatctaaggctggacacttcagatgaagaagttgatgatgaagaatataatgatgatgatgatgatgatgatgatgttgatgatgaagatgatgatgaaataatagaaaatgtgcaaagactggagcaaatagaactcgaggatgaggatgaagaagaagaaaaagaagaagaaaaagataaaacttttatctctaaagacgggaaaataaaatggtcctccgctgcgtttcgcaacggcgaggaagcgaggaacgtccctcttagtcctctttctgcccagggacccacagagtacgcggcggctcaggcggtcgactttgaatcgaccttccgcatgtttgtgaccccggcggtggaaaggatcgtcctggagaacaccaacctggagggctctcgaaagctcgggagcgcctggaagggcatggacgaggtcgacctgcgagcctacttgggcctcctgattttgtccggcgtctacaggtcccgaggggaggccgtggccagcctgtgggacgccgtgagcggcagggccatttttcgcgccacgatgtcgctcaaggtgtttcacgcttactcgaagctgttgcgtttcgacgatcgccaaacgagacccgccaggcgagcgacggacaaactggcagccgtgagagaggtctgggacgcgtgggtggagcggctgcccagcctctacgacccgggtcctaacgtgacggtggacgagcaactggtacctttcagag gtcgttgctctttcagacagtacatgcctagcaagccagcaaaatacggcctcaagttttgggtggcgtgcgacgccaagtccagctacgcttggaagatgcagctttacacaggcaagccaggaggaggaggaggaggaggagaaaagagagcttctgaaaaaaagcagggccagcgggtcgtgctggacgtcacagaagggctcgccgggcctcgcaacgtgacgtgcgacaactttttcacttcctacgaactgggccagcggctcctgcgcagggagctcaccatgctcggtacggttcgcaagaacaagccggaattgccgccggcgctcctctcggtcaagggcaggagcgccttctcctccgcgttcgccttcactcccagcaccgtcctggtgtcctacgtgcccaagaaaaacaaaaacgtgatcctgatgagcacgctacactcggccgccacggccgccgacgacgtcctcctcgtcgacgcaggacggcgggacaaaaagccctttgccgtcctagactacaacgccaccaagggaggcgtagacaacctggacaaggtgataggaacctacagctgcaggagaaagacggcgcgctggcccgtggcggtgtttcacaacgtcctagacgtgtcttgctacaacgctttcgtcgtgtggcgggaggcccacccggactggatgcccggcaaccgcagcaagaggagggtgtttctagagcagctgggcaaggcgctcgtgactcctctcatccgcagaaggcgccatccgcctcgcggcgaagcgtccgcctcgctcgtgcggacgcttcagaagggggttcggggtgcgggtcctcctcccgctccctgtcctgctcttccggactcggggcagcagcaacagcaggagcaggagcagcaggagcagcagcagcagcagcagcagcagcagcagcagcagcagcagcagcagcagcagcagcagcagcagcagcagcggcaggccctcaccgcagacctcgtctggggtgaagacggggacgatgagggtgacggaggagaacacgacggcctcggttccaccgctagcgaccgggcgcaaaagggcaagaggaaaaggtgtcaaatttgtccgcgcgcgagggaccgcaaaacaaacaacgtttgccatcggtgcgagagatacatctgccacagacatttgctcttctgctgttcagactgcgcccctcgctcctga